In a genomic window of Thalassotalea piscium:
- a CDS encoding response regulator transcription factor, with amino-acid sequence MSNAKVIIADDHPLFRTALKQAIVECIEDAGTLEADNFSELLAAIEQNPSLEIVFLDLHMPGNNGFTGLTQLQNHYPDLIVIMVSSDDNDETMQKAINFGAAAFIPKSADLSMIATAVDTVLGGGVWLPEHVEINADQQTMVSHQKLAKQLAQLTPQQYIVLTQIADGQLNKQIAYDLNIKETTVKKHVSAILMKLEVNNRTLAGLAYQQLMLAPPENVND; translated from the coding sequence ATGTCGAATGCAAAAGTAATAATTGCAGATGATCACCCTTTATTTCGTACCGCATTAAAGCAAGCTATTGTTGAATGTATTGAAGATGCAGGCACGCTAGAAGCTGATAATTTTAGTGAATTGCTGGCAGCAATAGAGCAAAATCCGAGTTTAGAAATTGTCTTTCTAGATTTACACATGCCCGGCAATAATGGTTTTACCGGCTTAACCCAATTACAAAACCATTACCCTGATCTTATTGTGATTATGGTGTCATCTGACGATAATGACGAAACAATGCAAAAAGCAATTAACTTTGGTGCAGCAGCTTTTATCCCTAAGTCTGCTGATTTAAGCATGATTGCAACCGCAGTTGACACAGTGTTAGGTGGTGGCGTTTGGCTACCAGAGCATGTTGAAATTAATGCCGACCAACAAACCATGGTGTCTCATCAAAAGCTTGCAAAGCAATTAGCACAATTAACACCACAACAATATATTGTGCTAACACAAATAGCAGATGGACAACTCAATAAACAAATTGCCTACGACTTAAACATCAAAGAAACCACAGTAAAAAAACATGTTTCTGCAATTTTAATGAAATTAGAAGTTAACAATAGGACCTTAGCTGGTCTTGCCTACCAACAGCTGATGTTAGCACCACCTGAAAATGTAAACGACTAA
- a CDS encoding 3-hydroxybutyrate dehydrogenase — protein sequence MLKGKVALITGSTSGIGLAAAHVLAEQGINLVLHGLMSNQEGTALAENFTQQYKINTTFSNADLRDPDSIHTFIDNAITKMGSIDILINNAGIQHTESAINFPLNKWNDIIAINLSASFHTIQKSLPSMQKNKWGRIINIASVHGLVGSVNKSAYCAAKHGIVGLTKVVALENAEQGITVNSICPGWVDTPLINDQIKAISEKENLDFEDAKYNLVTAKQPLPEMMNPRQIGEFILFLCSDSARSITGSSLPMDGAWTAQ from the coding sequence ATGCTAAAAGGCAAAGTTGCATTAATCACAGGCTCAACCAGTGGTATTGGGTTAGCCGCAGCCCATGTATTAGCCGAGCAAGGCATTAATCTAGTATTACATGGCTTAATGTCTAACCAAGAAGGCACTGCATTAGCAGAAAATTTTACTCAGCAATATAAAATTAACACTACATTTAGTAACGCCGACTTAAGAGACCCTGACAGTATCCATACTTTTATTGATAACGCGATAACTAAAATGGGCAGTATTGATATATTAATTAACAATGCTGGTATTCAACATACTGAAAGTGCGATAAATTTTCCGTTAAATAAATGGAACGATATTATCGCCATTAACTTATCGGCTTCCTTTCATACCATTCAAAAGTCATTACCTAGTATGCAAAAAAATAAATGGGGCCGAATTATTAATATAGCCTCAGTGCATGGCTTAGTAGGTTCTGTTAATAAGTCAGCCTACTGCGCTGCCAAACATGGCATTGTTGGTTTAACTAAAGTAGTCGCATTAGAAAATGCAGAACAAGGTATTACGGTAAATTCAATTTGCCCTGGCTGGGTAGACACGCCACTTATTAACGACCAAATTAAAGCGATTTCAGAAAAAGAAAACCTTGATTTTGAAGATGCTAAGTACAACTTAGTAACCGCCAAACAACCACTGCCAGAAATGATGAACCCTCGTCAAATTGGTGAATTTATTCTATTTTTGTGTAGCGACAGTGCTCGTAGTATTACAGGTTCATCGTTACCAATGGACGGTGCTTGGACCGCCCAATAA
- a CDS encoding carboxymuconolactone decarboxylase family protein: MDNKGEKIRRHVMGDVFVDKALANSDELTMPMQDFINQHGWGATWHRDGIDLKTRSLVTIAMLTALKAPTELTGHLRGAINNGATKAEIQEVILHSAVYCGAPAAQEAFRTAKAFFDSDEQ, from the coding sequence ATGGATAATAAAGGAGAAAAAATCCGTCGCCATGTTATGGGTGATGTCTTTGTCGATAAAGCGTTGGCAAATAGTGATGAACTGACTATGCCAATGCAAGACTTTATCAATCAACATGGTTGGGGTGCAACGTGGCATAGAGACGGCATAGACTTAAAAACCAGAAGTTTGGTAACCATTGCTATGCTAACCGCACTTAAAGCACCCACTGAACTTACAGGACACCTCAGAGGTGCAATAAACAACGGTGCAACTAAAGCAGAGATACAAGAAGTAATATTACACAGTGCTGTATACTGTGGCGCGCCAGCCGCACAAGAAGCTTTTAGAACGGCAAAGGCTTTTTTCGATAGTGATGAACAATAA
- a CDS encoding bifunctional diguanylate cyclase/phosphodiesterase translates to MFSQLPHKIIISVVSILVSIYAIYLLDQYSYQQKRIKIQEITASHASHITHDLNQTLSAAYPIAALIRAQNGNVSGFTELATEMLPLYPAIASLQLLPDGVVKHIVPIEGNENALGHNLFLDPERSNEAHIAKVSGKLTLAGPFDLRQGGIGAASRLPIYLDTADGKKFWGFAAVLIRFPDILNTTHLSTLAKSGVGYQLSRVLPGTNETQIIATSNTTLSSDTVTFDIPIPNGNWTLQAYPIDGWRNYPRLFLGSALALVFIFLATFATTLWTRLAKNRALLEAKVKERTSELEGNLAQLAESERKLVLSQQVGGIGTWEWDLTTDIIFWSDQISELFGHVQGLSETTKEDFLKCIHPDDLEYVLKVIYTCIESGESYDIDYRVVSPEGHISWLNEKANVIRGGNGKAITILGVSIDITKRKNIENKLFLSSRVFSDAHDGITITDSNKLIVDVNPAFTRITGYTRDEVIGKNPRILSSGKQSAEFYRDMWQNISEHGHWQGEIWNRKKCGEIYPELLTITVIKDSNNTLNYLGVFTDITHIKRQQKQLKHIAHYDLLTNLPNKVLLTDRLSQAILRCDRNKNSLAVVCLDLDNFTDVNDIHGHDIGDELLIEFSVRLKEALREGDSLARVSGDEFIAVLVGLTQIEDCEPILERLLLAVSNTVTIRDIVFNMSISIGVTLYPQDNVDGDLLIRHANQAMYRAKELGKNRYHLFDTAQDEAVKAQRENLEDIRNALDNQQFVLYYQPKVNMKTGIVIGVEALIRWQHPERGLLSPIEFLPVIENNPMSYEMGEWVIDTALSQISEWQRTGLNLPVGISVNITAAHLQHPNFSKMLAQKLAAHPEVDPHYLELEVLETSALDNIKDVTSIMNVCIGLGVNFALDDFGTGYSSLTYLRRLPANLIKIDQSFVRDMLHDTDDLAIIEGVIALAKSFKREVIAEGVETKEHGSALLQLGCELAQGYGIAKPMPAEQIPAWIISWVPDKSWTQQL, encoded by the coding sequence ATGTTTAGTCAGTTACCACATAAAATTATAATTTCAGTAGTTTCTATATTAGTCTCTATTTATGCTATTTATCTACTTGATCAATACAGTTATCAACAAAAACGGATCAAAATTCAAGAAATTACTGCAAGTCATGCAAGTCATATTACACATGATCTTAACCAAACATTATCAGCAGCCTATCCGATAGCCGCATTAATTCGCGCTCAAAACGGTAATGTCTCAGGCTTTACTGAGCTTGCAACAGAAATGTTGCCTTTATATCCTGCGATTGCTTCTCTTCAACTTTTACCTGATGGGGTTGTAAAACATATTGTGCCAATAGAAGGGAATGAAAATGCACTTGGTCATAATTTATTTCTCGATCCAGAAAGGTCAAACGAGGCACATATTGCTAAAGTTAGCGGTAAATTAACTCTTGCTGGACCTTTTGATTTACGCCAAGGAGGCATTGGCGCAGCATCTCGATTACCAATCTATCTCGACACGGCAGATGGCAAAAAATTCTGGGGATTTGCGGCCGTACTAATCAGATTCCCCGACATATTAAATACTACTCACTTATCAACACTCGCTAAATCAGGTGTAGGTTATCAACTATCTCGTGTACTGCCAGGCACCAACGAAACACAAATAATAGCAACATCGAATACCACTCTCAGCAGTGATACTGTTACTTTTGATATCCCGATCCCCAATGGAAATTGGACCTTACAAGCCTATCCAATTGATGGTTGGCGAAATTATCCAAGGCTTTTTCTAGGCAGCGCGTTAGCATTAGTTTTTATTTTTTTGGCTACTTTTGCTACCACTTTATGGACACGTTTAGCCAAAAATAGAGCACTTTTAGAGGCTAAGGTAAAAGAAAGAACGAGCGAGTTAGAAGGCAATTTAGCACAGCTTGCTGAAAGTGAAAGAAAGTTAGTATTAAGCCAACAAGTTGGTGGAATTGGTACTTGGGAATGGGATCTTACAACGGACATTATCTTCTGGTCTGATCAAATTTCAGAGCTATTTGGTCATGTACAAGGCCTATCTGAAACTACAAAAGAAGATTTCCTAAAGTGTATTCACCCCGATGACTTAGAATACGTGTTAAAAGTAATTTATACCTGTATTGAATCAGGCGAAAGTTACGATATAGATTATCGTGTAGTTAGTCCCGAAGGCCACATCAGTTGGCTTAATGAAAAAGCTAATGTAATTAGAGGTGGTAATGGAAAAGCTATAACAATATTAGGCGTATCTATAGATATTACCAAACGCAAAAACATTGAAAATAAACTGTTTCTATCTTCTAGAGTATTTAGCGATGCTCATGACGGGATTACCATTACTGATTCAAATAAATTAATTGTTGATGTCAATCCTGCTTTTACCAGAATAACTGGCTATACCCGAGATGAAGTTATCGGCAAAAACCCAAGAATTCTCAGTTCAGGCAAACAAAGTGCCGAGTTTTACCGTGATATGTGGCAAAATATAAGTGAACATGGACACTGGCAAGGTGAAATATGGAATCGCAAAAAATGTGGAGAAATCTACCCAGAATTACTCACGATTACGGTCATAAAAGATAGCAATAATACCCTTAATTACCTTGGTGTTTTTACCGATATTACACACATTAAACGCCAACAAAAACAACTTAAACATATTGCCCATTACGACTTACTCACCAACTTACCTAATAAAGTATTACTAACAGACCGCTTATCGCAAGCAATTTTGCGATGCGACCGTAATAAAAACTCGCTCGCTGTAGTTTGCTTAGATTTAGATAACTTTACCGACGTAAATGATATTCATGGGCATGATATCGGCGATGAGCTTCTAATTGAATTTTCAGTTCGTTTAAAAGAAGCATTGCGCGAAGGTGACAGCTTAGCACGAGTGAGTGGCGATGAGTTTATAGCAGTATTAGTTGGTTTAACACAGATTGAGGATTGTGAACCTATCTTAGAGCGGTTGTTACTCGCCGTTTCAAATACAGTGACAATAAGAGATATCGTTTTCAATATGTCGATAAGTATTGGTGTAACTCTTTACCCACAAGATAATGTTGATGGCGACTTACTCATACGTCATGCAAACCAAGCCATGTACAGAGCTAAAGAGTTAGGTAAAAATCGTTATCACTTATTTGATACCGCCCAAGATGAAGCAGTTAAAGCACAACGAGAAAATTTAGAGGATATTCGCAACGCATTAGACAATCAACAATTTGTGCTGTATTACCAACCTAAAGTTAATATGAAAACAGGCATTGTTATAGGTGTTGAAGCGCTTATTCGTTGGCAACATCCAGAACGAGGCTTGTTGAGTCCCATAGAGTTTTTGCCTGTTATTGAAAATAATCCTATGAGCTATGAAATGGGTGAATGGGTTATAGATACAGCACTCTCACAAATAAGCGAATGGCAAAGAACAGGGCTAAACTTACCTGTTGGTATTAGCGTAAACATTACCGCCGCACATCTACAACACCCAAATTTCTCAAAGATGTTAGCACAAAAGCTAGCTGCCCACCCAGAAGTTGACCCTCATTATCTAGAGTTAGAGGTCTTAGAAACAAGCGCTTTAGATAACATTAAAGATGTTACATCCATTATGAATGTCTGCATCGGCTTAGGCGTTAACTTTGCATTAGATGATTTTGGTACCGGCTATTCGTCTCTCACTTATTTAAGAAGACTTCCAGCTAATTTAATCAAAATAGACCAAAGCTTCGTTCGCGATATGCTTCACGACACTGACGATTTAGCCATTATAGAGGGTGTTATAGCCTTAGCTAAATCGTTCAAGCGAGAAGTAATTGCAGAAGGTGTCGAAACAAAAGAGCATGGAAGCGCACTATTACAGCTAGGGTGTGAATTGGCGCAAGGCTATGGTATTGCAAAACCAATGCCCGCAGAACAAATACCTGCTTGGATAATTAGCTGGGTGCCCGACAAAAGTTGGACACAACAACTTTAG
- a CDS encoding GFA family protein: protein MTDYFGSCLCGTVSFEVKGNFDSFYLCYCRHCQKDTGSAHSANLFSESAILVWRTGEGSISSFTLAGTRHNKSFCRSCGSALPSIQSSSLLVVPAGCLDTELSMLPTALIFTSSKATWNDELEEVTAFKGLPK from the coding sequence ATGACTGATTATTTCGGGTCTTGTCTATGTGGTACAGTGAGCTTTGAGGTAAAAGGTAATTTTGATAGTTTTTATTTATGCTATTGTCGGCATTGTCAAAAAGATACAGGTTCAGCTCATTCGGCAAATTTATTCTCAGAGTCAGCTATATTAGTTTGGAGAACGGGTGAAGGCTCTATTAGCTCTTTTACGCTTGCTGGTACTCGGCATAACAAAAGCTTTTGTAGGTCATGCGGTTCAGCATTACCAAGTATTCAGAGTTCAAGTTTACTTGTTGTTCCTGCAGGGTGTTTGGATACTGAATTATCTATGCTACCAACAGCGCTAATTTTTACATCAAGTAAAGCCACTTGGAATGATGAGTTAGAGGAAGTAACAGCGTTTAAGGGGTTACCTAAGTAA
- a CDS encoding energy transducer TonB, which yields MNKSYLLLPMALIVASCATTNVKEVEVDYLDLSDKSHTKLVEEYWRVEKRVEPQYPVSAARNNISGCVDLIVGIDQHGKAKGYKIRSSYPKGVFDNNAAAALVKWKWQATEKNKNNTPVLTSVRIDFSTTRNRTEAKYLKNCPKREV from the coding sequence TTGAACAAATCATACTTATTGCTACCGATGGCACTGATTGTGGCTTCTTGTGCTACAACTAACGTTAAAGAAGTTGAAGTTGATTACCTTGATTTATCCGATAAATCACACACTAAACTTGTTGAAGAATACTGGCGTGTGGAAAAAAGAGTTGAACCCCAATACCCCGTTTCAGCGGCGAGAAATAACATATCAGGTTGTGTTGATTTGATCGTTGGTATTGATCAACATGGAAAAGCCAAAGGGTATAAAATTCGTTCTTCTTACCCTAAAGGTGTATTTGATAATAATGCTGCTGCCGCCCTAGTTAAATGGAAGTGGCAAGCTACAGAGAAAAATAAAAACAATACACCTGTGTTAACTTCTGTACGTATAGACTTTTCAACAACTAGGAACCGAACTGAGGCTAAATACTTGAAAAACTGCCCTAAACGTGAAGTATAG
- a CDS encoding DUF2306 domain-containing protein, whose amino-acid sequence MDIFGSTIGAFHTFLAVVALISGGYVVLKTKGTLNHKKVGYIYVASMIFMNITALFTHVLFKFGPFHILAVFSLLTVLFGILSPIFFRHQDNWLQWHYSGMSWSYVGLWAAFAAETVVRLPLESLGVSFWQVVIGASLLITWLGGYYIKKYESSLVVRIPIKNINKD is encoded by the coding sequence ATGGATATATTTGGGTCAACTATAGGTGCTTTCCACACGTTTTTGGCAGTAGTCGCTTTAATTTCTGGAGGTTATGTCGTATTAAAAACAAAAGGTACGCTTAATCATAAAAAAGTGGGTTATATTTATGTAGCATCAATGATTTTCATGAATATAACAGCCCTGTTTACTCACGTTTTATTTAAATTTGGCCCCTTCCATATTCTTGCTGTATTTTCACTATTAACCGTTTTGTTCGGTATTTTATCTCCTATATTTTTTAGGCACCAAGATAACTGGTTACAATGGCATTACTCAGGAATGTCATGGTCTTACGTTGGTTTGTGGGCTGCTTTTGCTGCAGAAACTGTTGTTCGTCTACCACTGGAAAGTTTGGGCGTATCTTTTTGGCAAGTCGTTATTGGCGCTTCATTGTTAATTACTTGGCTTGGTGGCTATTACATAAAAAAATACGAGAGTAGCTTAGTGGTACGTATACCTATAAAGAACATCAACAAAGACTAA
- a CDS encoding YkgJ family cysteine cluster protein, whose protein sequence is MTITIKNIPTEAVNCANCQACCCHLEVMLISETGVPDRHIVQDEWGGESMLRLDDGWCSALDRDTLLCTIYENRPWGCRAFEVDSFECNTERSLHGVTPYSLA, encoded by the coding sequence ATGACTATTACAATTAAAAATATACCTACTGAGGCCGTTAACTGCGCTAATTGTCAGGCGTGTTGCTGCCATTTAGAAGTAATGTTGATTAGCGAAACAGGTGTACCAGACAGACATATAGTACAAGATGAGTGGGGCGGTGAGTCTATGCTACGTTTAGACGATGGTTGGTGCTCTGCATTAGACCGAGATACGCTGTTATGTACTATTTATGAAAACCGTCCTTGGGGATGTAGAGCATTCGAAGTTGATTCATTCGAATGCAATACTGAACGCTCTTTACATGGTGTTACGCCATATTCTCTCGCTTAG
- a CDS encoding alpha/beta hydrolase: protein MRGIISPKLEPFLLQVNKAIADAQEQGVAFSAELVRTGLNNLSGLLDIKPDIALVCDKALMLENREIPVRIYHPSPTEKLPVLLHFHGGGHMCGSVELYDPISRQLAQHSHCIVICVDYRLAPEHPYPAGIDDCQHLLTHYKEVLNGLNYNDKLYIAGDSAGGAICTTLVMNNQKSNTIKIDKQVLIYPSVDYTMSAASLEENGKGYLLEKSKISWYFEQYFKVDNLNHPLIKKASPLLGNFSSNMPETFVITGGCDPLRDEGLAYIRALKNVNVAVDHHHFADMPHAFMLLQSLVADECEKSYQLIGQFLKS from the coding sequence ATGCGCGGAATAATTTCACCAAAGCTTGAGCCTTTTTTATTACAAGTAAATAAAGCAATTGCCGACGCACAAGAACAAGGCGTTGCCTTTAGTGCCGAACTTGTTAGAACGGGGCTTAACAACCTATCTGGATTACTCGATATAAAGCCTGATATAGCATTGGTTTGTGATAAAGCCTTAATGCTTGAAAATCGTGAAATACCGGTACGAATTTATCACCCATCACCTACTGAAAAGCTACCTGTATTATTGCACTTTCATGGGGGTGGCCATATGTGCGGTAGCGTTGAATTATACGACCCTATTAGCAGGCAGTTGGCTCAGCACTCTCATTGTATAGTAATTTGTGTTGATTATCGGTTAGCGCCAGAGCACCCTTACCCAGCAGGAATTGATGATTGTCAGCACCTACTAACACATTATAAAGAGGTGCTTAATGGCCTTAATTATAATGATAAACTCTACATTGCTGGCGACAGTGCTGGCGGCGCAATATGTACTACGTTAGTAATGAATAACCAAAAGAGCAATACGATAAAAATTGATAAGCAAGTGCTTATTTATCCAAGTGTTGACTACACCATGAGTGCCGCTTCATTAGAAGAGAATGGTAAAGGTTACTTACTCGAAAAAAGCAAAATTTCGTGGTACTTTGAACAGTATTTTAAAGTAGATAACCTAAATCACCCACTTATTAAAAAAGCGTCACCATTGTTAGGCAATTTTTCAAGCAACATGCCAGAAACCTTTGTAATAACCGGTGGCTGTGACCCATTAAGAGATGAAGGTTTAGCTTATATCAGAGCTCTTAAAAATGTAAATGTTGCGGTTGACCATCACCATTTTGCAGACATGCCGCATGCATTTATGCTGCTGCAAAGCTTAGTAGCAGACGAATGTGAAAAAAGTTACCAACTTATTGGGCAATTTCTGAAGTCATAG